Genomic segment of Pseudothermotoga hypogea DSM 11164 = NBRC 106472:
GATACATGTACACCATCAGCAATGAGCATGCAATCACGAGAAAATCTCCCGTCGGCATCACGAAAGCCATCGGTTTGGACCCATACGACGGCGATATGGCCTTTTATGCTAACCACGACCTCGTGAGAAGGGCAATCGAACAAGGACAAGACGCTCAACCTAACCATTACAAACCTAACCTTTACAATAAAGAGGAGCATCTTTCCATCTACAAGGCCAGTTTCACTATAGACGTGGACGTACTCGGCAAAGACGAGTGGATAGTCCGGCAAGAACCTACATTTGTGGACAATAAGCTGGAAATTGTTCTGAAAGAAGAAGAAAAAACTCAGAAGAAACAAAAAGAAGGAAGAACTCAGGAAACAATAAAAGTAACGATTGACAATTTAAGGAAGAAAAACAACGGCGAGAACGAGTACGAGTACGCGATTGGTGACAAAACGATAGGGACAATAAGAATACAGAATAAGAAGGTGATCTTCGAACTTGACGAAAAAAAGAAAAAAGAGCGAATTAGACAGATCCTGGAGGCCATAAAGGATGGACTGTACGCCCAATCGAGTGGCGAAGCGAACACAATCGTCCCACTGTTCATGATCGCCGCGGCTGTTAAGATACCGTCCCCCATATTCCACCCGTTCATCGATGTAGAAAGGTCAGCGGATGGAAAACTCAGTGTCATAGGTGTTAAAGATTGCTTGGAAAACAGTTGGATTGAAAGATGCAATAACAAAGCGTATGTTTTCCTAAAATCGTGTGAGAGATTGAGGGTAAAAGATTTCGAGAGTGTTGAAGGAGCGATCATCACGGACTGGAACAAATTTCTCCAAATGCTGAACTTGTAAAGGGATGGGGCAAAGTCATGGACAAGTTAAGGGTTTTGAAGATCAAAATCTATCAACCACAGGCTCATTTTAGAATCCCATTCACTTACAAAAGAAGGCTCACCTACCCCATACCACCGTACTCAACCGTGCTGGGTTTGATCGCCAACATGCTTGGTGTGAAAAACGTGCCTGGACAGGAGGAACCGTGCGTTCGTGAGAGCTGCGAGTGCGTCTATCACAAGTACAAAGAACTCAAGATATCGATTTGTGGCAAATTCAAAGTCAAAACAACTGAGTACGTTTGGCTAAGAAGCTTGGAGAAAGGTTGGCACACAAAAAGATTTGGAAGCACGACCAACAGATGTGTGGGAGGACACGTTGAACACATCGGAGGTCAAATGCCCTGCTACGTGGACGTTTTGAACGACGTCGAGATCTTGATTCACCTTTATCACAGAGACAGAGATTTTCTCGAACTGATCGAGAAGAACTTTTTGGAGCCGAAGAACAGAACGTCCACGCTTCATTTGGGAAGGGCAGAAGACATCTTGGTGGTGAACAAGATCGGTTTTGAAGAACTCGAATTCAAACCCATCAACGGGCAGTTCGACTATTTCTTCTGGGTCCCACAGAAGATGTTTGGTTCAAGCGAAAACGTGTTCGATTCGATTCAGGGTTTGACTTACGATCTTCCCACCTTCTACAGAATAAGGAACGGTGCGAGAGAGTTCGACTACGTGAGGGTGAAGCTGAACGATGGAGACTTCGGGGGGATCAAAGCCCACTACGATAACATCGAGGATGTCCCAGTTTTCTTGGCGGATCCAAGGGGTGGTTGAAATGAACGCAAACGCCACGGAAAAGGTTAAGATCTTGGCAAAAACGACCGATCCTCGCGCGGGTGAGGTAACTCTTTCAAGGCATGTCAAAGACGTGCTGAAAGTCTTCGAAGCTTTGAGAGAGACCTTGAAGATAGAAGAAGACCTAAGCGAGGCTGTGAGGATCGCGATTTTTCTTCACGACCTTGGAAAGGTCCTACCCGCGTTTCAGATAAAACAGCTTCGAAACAGGAACTACGAACCTTGGGATGTGGTGTACGAAATACCCCATTCACTGTTCTCCATATTCCTGTTGAACGTGGATAGGCTGAAGAAGAAACTCGAGGAGAAGTTTAAAGAAAGGGCTGAAGATCTCTTCAACTTCTTGATCTCCTCGATCGCTTATCACCACTGGAGGGAAGGGTACGAAGCTTTTCTCATTTCGAACAAACGCGAACTCGTCGCGGTTTGTCAAAAGCTCAAAGGGGAATGGGAAGAACCCCTTTTGAGAAATCTCCGACAAGAACTCCAAGACTTTGAAGATTATTACCTTGATCTTGTTGGAACTAACAACGAGCTCGTCGAAGCCATTTTGAACGGAAGGAAACTTGTGAAACTCGTCGTACCACCGTACAAGTTCGACTACGAACCTTTGAGGAAGCAAATGAAAAAAGAGTGGATCCTCATCTCTGGAATTCTACAAAGATGTGATCACTTTGCTTCGTGGTGTGAAATGGAGGGATTCGACGAGCTCGGGAAAATCGAGCAAAAGGTCGAAGTGAACGTGAGGGAAAACATCGAAAAGAAGATAGGATCGAACGCCTGGCAGTTTTCAAAGATCAACGATCTGACCGACAAGAACGTGGTTCTCATCGCTCCAACTGGTTATGGTAAGACCGAGTTCGCCTTCCTGTGGTCTAACTCGGAAAAGCTCTTGTACACACTTCCCTTACGCGTCGCGGTGAACCAGATACACGACAGGGCTGAGGGGATCTTCGGGAAAGATAAAGTCGGTCTGTTGCACTCCGACGCAGACTTGTTCCTCTTGGAGAAGGGTGATGAGATGGTTGATCCAATGAAGGTTTATGAGCTTTCCAGGCAACTTTCGTACCCCGTGATAGTTTCAACTGGAGACCAGTTCTTCCCATACGCCTTGAGACCACCCGGCTACGAGAAGATATTTGCGACGCTCTCTCACTCTCGTCTCGTGATAGACGAAATCCAAGCCTACGATCCAAAGGCATGTGCGATAATCGTGAAGCTCATCCAATGGGTGCAGAAGATGGGTGGAAATTTCCTGCTGATGACGGCAACCTTACCAGAATTTGTGGAGGGGGAACTGCCGAAAGAATTCGAGAAGATAAACATCTACGAAGAGAAGAAGCAAGATTTCGAGAAGATCATCAAACACAAAGTGCAGATCGAAGAGATAGAAAACGAAGATTCGAACTTCGATCTCAGGGAAAAGAACATCGACGAGATTCTCCGTCAAGCTCGAAAGGGAAAGAGAGTTCTTGTGATCCTGAATACGATAAAACTGGCGAAGAAAGTCTTCGAAAGGTTGAAATCAAAACTGAGGGACCAGGGTGACGATTGCAAGATCTTCCTCCTCCATTCCGAGTTCACGTTCGGGGATAGAAGAAGGAAAGAAGTGGAGATCTTGAAACACTTCGGCAACCCAAAACCGAAGGATGAAAAAGAAGCCAAGGTACTGGTGACAACACAAGTTGTGGAAGCATCTTTGGACATAGATGCGGACTGCCTATTCACGGAAATCTGCCCGTTGGATGCCTTGATCCAACGAATGGGAAGGGTGATAAGAAGATACATTTACGCGAACGGAAGGGTTTTGAACAAAAGCGATGGGAAAGAGTACAAACTGCATCAAGAAATAAGACTCTACGACGGGTCAGAACCGAACGTCTTCGTGTGGGTATTCAAAGAAGGATATCAATCCGGTAGAGGTGCTGTTTATTCGAAAGATCAAATTGAGCAGACAAAAGAGATCATCAAAGAGGAAATCCGTCGAACAGCGGAAATGTCCGAATTTCGCAAGTATGAGATCGTCAACGATTATTACCGCTCGTTGAGAAACTCTAAAAAGTATCTCGACGAGTTCTACAAGACCATCGAGATACTGAACGCTGGTTTCATGTCCGAGAGAAAAAGCGAAGCTTTTCAAATATTCAGAGAGATTTACTCGATACCAGTGATACCGGAAAGCTTAGAGAAGCATTTCGTCAGAGAAATCAAAAAATACTCTCAAAAGGATAGTCTCAGTTACTCCGATTTCAAACTGAAAGTCTTGTCTCACTTCGTTGTGAACGTAGATGCACGAAAGTACATCACCAAGAAAGCGATATCGCTGCGTCCAACTAAAGATTTGGTGTACGAAGCGAACATTGAAGCTGAGAAGGGATCGAGGATTGAAAGATGGCTCGATGGGATATACCTCTGCTCTGGGGAATACGATCCTGAGGAAGGCTTCACACCCAGAGAAACTCGAGAGGCTCACATCGTAGACTGAAGGTTGGGGGGCGAGCTGAATTTTCGACAGAACCGACCTGCAGAGGTTGAAGATCAACGGCGTGAAGATCAATTATTTGTACGTCTGTGAAAGGAAACTGTGGTTGTTCGACAGAGGAATTCAGTTGGAAGAAAACTCTGAGAAGGTCTTGCTGGGAAAGCTTCTCAGTGAATATTCTTACCCAAGCGAAACGAGGAGAGAAGTCCTCATAGACGACTTGATAAAAATAGACGTGATGGGCGAGGAAGAAATCAGAGAAATCAAGTACAGCAACAGCTTAGCGAGCGCGAATAGAATTCAAATACTCTACTATCTTTATTATCTAAAAATGCTCGGGATCGAGAGAAAGGGGATCATAAATTATCCGAAAATGAGAAGAATGGAAGAAGTTTCGCTGACACCAGAGGCCGAAAGAGAAGTTGAACAAGCCATAAAGAGGGTTGAAGAGGTCCTGAGTTCACCCAGACCACCGGAAGTCAAGAGGAAGTCCTATTGTCCAAAATGCGCTTACTATGAATTTTGCTTTGGATAGGGGTGAATGACTTTGAGACCCTACTATATATTCTCGAGTGGGCGAATCATGAGGAGAGAAAACACGATCTATGTCGAAAACGAAAAAGGGGAAAAGAAGGCTCTACCAATCGAAGAGGTAGAATCCTTGCACATCTTCGGTGAAGTGGAGATGAACACAAAATTTTTGAATTTCTTATCTCAGCACGGAAAACCTATTCACTTCTACAATTACTATGGTTTTTACTCCGGCAGCTTTGTGCCGAGGTCCAAAAATATCTCCGGTGAGCTTTTGGTAAAGCAGGTTGAGTACTATCTCGATAACGAGAAAAGGCTTTATCTGGCCAAAGCTTTTGTGGAAGGCGCGACTTTTCACATGCTGAGAAACCTCAGAAATTACGACGGGACAGAAGAATT
This window contains:
- the cas7i gene encoding type I-B CRISPR-associated protein Cas7/Cst2/DevR, with protein sequence MNSQNDRKLKHVTVTILFEGFALNRDEKIGGNIQSIKKLKQADRTVSFISKPAMRHYLFETLFKAYGWKPSAVSLKGREEENKVVQFDLCKDNILTSPELDAFGYMYTISNEHAITRKSPVGITKAIGLDPYDGDMAFYANHDLVRRAIEQGQDAQPNHYKPNLYNKEEHLSIYKASFTIDVDVLGKDEWIVRQEPTFVDNKLEIVLKEEEKTQKKQKEGRTQETIKVTIDNLRKKNNGENEYEYAIGDKTIGTIRIQNKKVIFELDEKKKKERIRQILEAIKDGLYAQSSGEANTIVPLFMIAAAVKIPSPIFHPFIDVERSADGKLSVIGVKDCLENSWIERCNNKAYVFLKSCERLRVKDFESVEGAIITDWNKFLQMLNL
- the cas5b gene encoding type I-B CRISPR-associated protein Cas5b, whose translation is MDKLRVLKIKIYQPQAHFRIPFTYKRRLTYPIPPYSTVLGLIANMLGVKNVPGQEEPCVRESCECVYHKYKELKISICGKFKVKTTEYVWLRSLEKGWHTKRFGSTTNRCVGGHVEHIGGQMPCYVDVLNDVEILIHLYHRDRDFLELIEKNFLEPKNRTSTLHLGRAEDILVVNKIGFEELEFKPINGQFDYFFWVPQKMFGSSENVFDSIQGLTYDLPTFYRIRNGAREFDYVRVKLNDGDFGGIKAHYDNIEDVPVFLADPRGG
- a CDS encoding CRISPR-associated helicase/endonuclease Cas3; translated protein: MNANATEKVKILAKTTDPRAGEVTLSRHVKDVLKVFEALRETLKIEEDLSEAVRIAIFLHDLGKVLPAFQIKQLRNRNYEPWDVVYEIPHSLFSIFLLNVDRLKKKLEEKFKERAEDLFNFLISSIAYHHWREGYEAFLISNKRELVAVCQKLKGEWEEPLLRNLRQELQDFEDYYLDLVGTNNELVEAILNGRKLVKLVVPPYKFDYEPLRKQMKKEWILISGILQRCDHFASWCEMEGFDELGKIEQKVEVNVRENIEKKIGSNAWQFSKINDLTDKNVVLIAPTGYGKTEFAFLWSNSEKLLYTLPLRVAVNQIHDRAEGIFGKDKVGLLHSDADLFLLEKGDEMVDPMKVYELSRQLSYPVIVSTGDQFFPYALRPPGYEKIFATLSHSRLVIDEIQAYDPKACAIIVKLIQWVQKMGGNFLLMTATLPEFVEGELPKEFEKINIYEEKKQDFEKIIKHKVQIEEIENEDSNFDLREKNIDEILRQARKGKRVLVILNTIKLAKKVFERLKSKLRDQGDDCKIFLLHSEFTFGDRRRKEVEILKHFGNPKPKDEKEAKVLVTTQVVEASLDIDADCLFTEICPLDALIQRMGRVIRRYIYANGRVLNKSDGKEYKLHQEIRLYDGSEPNVFVWVFKEGYQSGRGAVYSKDQIEQTKEIIKEEIRRTAEMSEFRKYEIVNDYYRSLRNSKKYLDEFYKTIEILNAGFMSERKSEAFQIFREIYSIPVIPESLEKHFVREIKKYSQKDSLSYSDFKLKVLSHFVVNVDARKYITKKAISLRPTKDLVYEANIEAEKGSRIERWLDGIYLCSGEYDPEEGFTPRETREAHIVD
- the cas4 gene encoding CRISPR-associated protein Cas4; translated protein: MKINYLYVCERKLWLFDRGIQLEENSEKVLLGKLLSEYSYPSETRREVLIDDLIKIDVMGEEEIREIKYSNSLASANRIQILYYLYYLKMLGIERKGIINYPKMRRMEEVSLTPEAEREVEQAIKRVEEVLSSPRPPEVKRKSYCPKCAYYEFCFG